TTTGGTGTCAGTAACGGATTTTCGGATCGATCAGGGCATACAGGATGTCGAGGATGGCGTTAAACGCAATCGCCAGCACGCCCACCAGAATGGTCAGCCCCAAAATCATGCCGTAGTCGCGGTTGAGCGCGCCGTTGACGAAAAGCTGGCCGATGCCCGGCAGGCCGAAGATGGTTTCGATCACAATCGCGCCGGTGATGATGCCGACGAAGGCCGGGCCGAGGTAGGACACGATCGGCAGCATGGCCGGACGCAGGGCGTGGCGCAGGACGATGGCGGTCATCGACAGGCCTTTGGCGCGGGCGGTGCGGATGAAGGGGCTGTTGAGCACTTCGATCATCGCGCCGCGCGTAATCCTGGCAATGCTGGACACATAGCTGATCGACAGGGCGGCCACGGGCAGGATCAGGTTGATGAACGCGCCGTCGTTCCAGCCGCCGGCCGGCAGCCATTTCAGGATAATGGCGAAAATCAGCACCAGAATAGGGGCTTTGACGAAGCTGGGAACGACCACGCCGGTCATCGCCAGCGTCATCAGCGTGTAATCCGCCCAAGTGTTTTGTTTCAAGGCGGCGAGGATGCCCAAAAGCAGGCCGCCGATAACGGCGATTACGAAGGCGTAAAGGCCGATTTCCACTGACACGGGCAGAGCCTGCGCCAAAAGTTCGTTAACCGAAAAGTCTTTGTATTTGAACGAGGGGCCGAGGTCGCCGTGCGCCAACTGTTTGACGTAGTGGAAATATTGCAGGTACATCGGGTCGTTGAGGTGGTATTTGGCTTCGATGTTGGCCAGCACCGCCGGCGGCAGGTTTTTCTCGCCGGTGAACGGGCTGCCGGGGGCGAGCCGCATCATAAAGAAGGACACGGTAATCAGCACCAGCATGGTGGGAATCGCGGCCAATATCCGTTTGATGATAAATTTCAGCATAATCAGGTCTGTATCCCCAACGGTGTAAAACCGTCTGTGTTGCCGTTTTTGCGCGGCGACCTG
The window above is part of the Neisseria bacilliformis genome. Proteins encoded here:
- the oppB gene encoding oligopeptide ABC transporter permease OppB codes for the protein MLKFIIKRILAAIPTMLVLITVSFFMMRLAPGSPFTGEKNLPPAVLANIEAKYHLNDPMYLQYFHYVKQLAHGDLGPSFKYKDFSVNELLAQALPVSVEIGLYAFVIAVIGGLLLGILAALKQNTWADYTLMTLAMTGVVVPSFVKAPILVLIFAIILKWLPAGGWNDGAFINLILPVAALSISYVSSIARITRGAMIEVLNSPFIRTARAKGLSMTAIVLRHALRPAMLPIVSYLGPAFVGIITGAIVIETIFGLPGIGQLFVNGALNRDYGMILGLTILVGVLAIAFNAILDILYALIDPKIRY